The stretch of DNA TCACGCATCTTGAAACATATGCTGACCCGGAGAAAGTGAGTGAGCACATGGACAGAGAGGTCTAAGCGATTGATTTTATTTGACCATTTAAAAACTCAATAAAACCACAAATGTGGATACAATGCATAAAACAATGTCTAGGAAAATACCAAGTTAAACATATTTCCATTGTGTTCAAAAACATCAAACATGTTACACATTAGCACCTGAAAGCTGAATTGTAGTAAACGTCACTTGGCCAAAATAATGGGGGGAGAGTGTTTAGCTTGAAGGGCATAGATTCAACCCACTACTATCCTGTGTCCACACAGCAATTATTTCACTTCCTGACTATTGTTCTTAGACTTGTTGAGGGAAAAAATAACTAATTTCTTCCCTGTTCTGTGTGTAATTATATAGCTACTACCCCCTGTAACCGCCTGTGGAGGAGGTGAACATGGACTATGAGATGTTCCAGAACCATGGCCAGATGCCCCTCAGTCATGATGTGCTCATCGTCTCCTCCGAGCTGAGCTTATTCATTAAGGTGAACAACATGGCTGGTTCACACAGTGGAAACTTactcggcctctctctctctttccctctctccatctgtccctcttcctctttctatctctctcttcctccctctctctctgacacacacatttACAATAAAGTTTAAAAAACGTGTATGTCTTTTTCACAGGATGTGATTGGCTGCGTATGTGTCAATCCTGGATGCCTGACCAAGGGCCAGGTGGGAGGGACTTACGGCAGGCTGCTCATCCAGAGGAGCTCCACATCGATTGATGGGAAGAGAGTCTGTCACTGTGATGCCAGCCAAGTGGTCAAGATCTAACCTGAATTAAAGACTGACTGGAGATTGattcctctccctacctctaaTATCCTCTTATTATCTATTGTACAACAACTATTAATGTAGCTAGCTGCTTACGGTAATTTCATTGGATAATTTGCTCAGTCCTGTATGTGCTTGTTATCCTACCGAATTACTATTTATTTTACAGTGTAGTTTTCCTGAGACATGTTGGGCACTTCAATGATTATCAGTCATACATTCTGATTCTCACACACTTCTTGTCAATAAATAATTATTTCTCAATCTGCTTATTGtgttgtgtttattttcagctgaCATTGTTCAACCAGTGATTTTTCTACTGCAATTTGCTCAAGTTTACATGAGAATACTCAAAAGGACCTTTGTTTTGATAAACTGGAAATGGATCTTGAACCAAGCTACACGCGCAGGCGCAGTGGACATTTTGACGACTGCACTGAGCAAACATGGCGGCGGCCGTAGATAGTGTTGTGTAAGTTGTCCTTAATTTTTTTGGACGAGTAGGGGCATGTGACACTTTCAGAGATGTAGTCCCCGACGTAGGAGTTGACAATGTATTGGAAATGATGGAGAAAATTACTATTTCCCCCCTAGTTGGCTTTACAGCAAAGCGTTGTCTACACGTAGGTAGCCAACTAGCTATGGCTATTGTTTCTctttgctaactagctagcaagttTAACTAGCTTATATTAGACAACAATGCTTCAGTTGAAAACGATTGTCCTTTGTTAACGTACTGTAAACTGTTTCAGTACAAGATTGAAATGTATAAACGGTCGGCAGATTATGGTGTTTAAATTGCACCTAACGTTAACTAATAGCTACGTAGCTAGCTTTATAAATAGGCCCATCGTTCACTGAGACCAGCGCAGCTACCTTGCCAACAATTCAAGTGCACCCTGTCTGCGGTTCTGCATTGTGTACCTACCGTCTCTGTATTGTTCGCTACAACAGCCAAGTGTTTTCGTACATTTGCTCGTAACTTTTCCAACATCGTTAATCAGACTCTGTGGAATATAGTGGTTTGATTGTTGTAAAACTGTAGTTATGTATTATCCTGTAATATTACAGGGAACGGAGTGGTCCTGTACAACAAAACAGGATTATTCATTTTGAAGTGGTTAGATTAACCACCATGATCATTTCTAGTCTAACATTAGTGTGATTGTGCTTTCTTGTTTCAGGCTCGGTGAGCAGTACTATAAGGATGCTATGGAACAGTGCCACAGCTATAATGCTCGTTTGTGTGCTGAGAGGAGCATCCTTATGCCTTTCATCGACTCTCAGACGGGTGTTGCTCAAAGCAACTGCTACATCTGGATGGAGAAGAGACACAGGAGTGCAGGTCTGTAGCGAAGACACACGTGCTCACACATTCACTCTCCCAAAAGCACACTTTAATTATGAACTTTTTTTTGTTGATCAGGCATGGCTCCTGGGCAGCTGTATAGCTATCCATCTCGACGCTGGAGGAAGAAACGACGGTCCCACCCTCCCGAGGACCCCCGTTTGGCCTTCCCCCCTGTCAAATCAGGTACAATTCCTCCTCATATGGCTTTTTATTGGTTCTTCTTTATGTGTCAGAGGGAATAGTGTGGCCCATTGGTCTTCTGCCTCCTCGGTATTGAATaagcctctatctctctgtgtagcAGAGCTGGAGCTGGGTCTGAAACGGGATGCCGTGGGAGCGGTGGACGGCAGCAGCCTGGAGGCTTTGCTGAAGGGGGAGCCCCTGGAGAGGAGGGGCCCGCCGGATCCCCGGGCCCCGGAAGACAACCCAGCCACACCTGAACCTGTGGCTGCCATGGTCTCCAGCCACACCTCCTCTGGACGCATCCGCAAGGTTAGATGGGACCTCTGACCTCAGAGATCAATGCACATTTTACAAACCAGGCTCCAGACTCCTAATACTCTGTACAAAAAGGTTTGAGTTTCTCCCAATAGTCTGTCAGTGCACCAATATTATCTCAAATTCTACTCTCCTTTCAGAGGGTTCTGGACCACGATGACTACCTGGATGATCTGGATGATGAGGACTTTGAGGATGAGACCCCCAAGAGACGAGGGAAGGGCAAGTCCAAGGGTCGTGGAGTGGGAAATGGAAAGAAGAAAATGGAGGCAGCCGCTGCAGCCTTGGAGGAGCAGGACAAACCATACGCCTGTGACAGTGAGTATACATTTATTTGATGTAAATTCTGGTGCGTGTATGCGTGATGCAAATCCAgttgtttatgtgtgtgatgaCTTACACCATGATGCTGTATGTGTTTGCAGTCTGTGGGAAGCGCTACAAGAACCGTCCGGGCCTGAGCTACCACTACACACACTCTCATCTGgcggaggaagagggggaagacagagaggagatagagtCACCCCCCCCCCGGCGCCAGCCTGAGGTGCACAAGAGTGAGTCACTGTTTGGAATGATAGCCACTGGAATCACCGTCTACTATAGAGCTGGTCGTTTCTATTATAGATGGAGAATCACTCCTGCTTATCTCATGAtaccagacctgggtcaaatGCATGTCTTAATAGTTGAGGTGCGCTTCATTTACagcaatggaatagtcccaaaagtgtatACCCAAAGCTAAATGAAGTGCACCTCAAGAGTGAGTCAAACTATTGCAAAGTTAAAGAGTCACTCTACTCTGGTTTTAGAGGGATATCATTATTCTAGGGCAGTGTCAGTGTattgtctatctctctgtctcctctcttatTCCAGCCCCTAAGAAAGGCCCTAACGGTCTGGCCCTGCCCAACGACTACTGCGACTTCTGTCTGGGAGACTCCGCCCACAACCAGAAGACCGGCCAGTCAGAGGAGCTGGTGTCCTGCTCAGACTGCGGACGCTCTGGTACAAACCTCCCACCCATGTCCCGCATTtttattaaagggatagttcaggcAAAATCTATTTAACCTAACTTGTGTCTGAAGGCCCATAGTGACAGAGTCCACAataatccattatttatttttgccACAGCCAGGTGTTAGCATTGTCA from Salvelinus fontinalis isolate EN_2023a chromosome 29, ASM2944872v1, whole genome shotgun sequence encodes:
- the LOC129827493 gene encoding zinc finger protein ubi-d4-like isoform X1 codes for the protein MAAAVDSVVLGEQYYKDAMEQCHSYNARLCAERSILMPFIDSQTGVAQSNCYIWMEKRHRSAGMAPGQLYSYPSRRWRKKRRSHPPEDPRLAFPPVKSAELELGLKRDAVGAVDGSSLEALLKGEPLERRGPPDPRAPEDNPATPEPVAAMVSSHTSSGRIRKRVLDHDDYLDDLDDEDFEDETPKRRGKGKSKGRGVGNGKKKMEAAAAALEEQDKPYACDICGKRYKNRPGLSYHYTHSHLAEEEGEDREEIESPPPRRQPEVHKTPKKGPNGLALPNDYCDFCLGDSAHNQKTGQSEELVSCSDCGRSGHPSCLQFTDVMMAAVKTYRWQCIECKCCNVCGTSENDDQLLFCDDCDRGYHMYCLNPPMTEPPEGSWSCHLCLVLLKDKASIYKQQSPTTEDE
- the LOC129827493 gene encoding zinc finger protein ubi-d4-like isoform X2 — its product is MAAAVDSVVLGEQYYKDAMEQCHSYNARLCAERSILMPFIDSQTGVAQSNCYIWMEKRHRSAGMAPGQLYSYPSRRWRKKRRSHPPEDPRLAFPPVKSELELGLKRDAVGAVDGSSLEALLKGEPLERRGPPDPRAPEDNPATPEPVAAMVSSHTSSGRIRKRVLDHDDYLDDLDDEDFEDETPKRRGKGKSKGRGVGNGKKKMEAAAAALEEQDKPYACDICGKRYKNRPGLSYHYTHSHLAEEEGEDREEIESPPPRRQPEVHKTPKKGPNGLALPNDYCDFCLGDSAHNQKTGQSEELVSCSDCGRSGHPSCLQFTDVMMAAVKTYRWQCIECKCCNVCGTSENDDQLLFCDDCDRGYHMYCLNPPMTEPPEGSWSCHLCLVLLKDKASIYKQQSPTTEDE
- the LOC129827493 gene encoding zinc finger protein ubi-d4-like isoform X3, whose protein sequence is MEQCHSYNARLCAERSILMPFIDSQTGVAQSNCYIWMEKRHRSAGMAPGQLYSYPSRRWRKKRRSHPPEDPRLAFPPVKSAELELGLKRDAVGAVDGSSLEALLKGEPLERRGPPDPRAPEDNPATPEPVAAMVSSHTSSGRIRKRVLDHDDYLDDLDDEDFEDETPKRRGKGKSKGRGVGNGKKKMEAAAAALEEQDKPYACDICGKRYKNRPGLSYHYTHSHLAEEEGEDREEIESPPPRRQPEVHKTPKKGPNGLALPNDYCDFCLGDSAHNQKTGQSEELVSCSDCGRSGHPSCLQFTDVMMAAVKTYRWQCIECKCCNVCGTSENDDQLLFCDDCDRGYHMYCLNPPMTEPPEGSWSCHLCLVLLKDKASIYKQQSPTTEDE